A region from the Nostoc punctiforme PCC 73102 genome encodes:
- a CDS encoding zinc finger domain-containing protein produces the protein MADKQEIKCTYCFGKGKIEQPESIGSSPIPQYKTCSYCSGTGKIIKKKS, from the coding sequence ATGGCGGATAAACAAGAGATTAAATGTACATACTGCTTTGGCAAAGGTAAAATAGAACAACCCGAATCAATAGGTTCATCTCCCATACCACAATATAAAACTTGTAGCTATTGTAGTGGAACTGGAAAAATTATTAAGAAAAAGTCGTAG
- a CDS encoding four helix bundle protein has product MRQPARTFQDLIVWQKAHRFVLSVYRITNEFPKSEIYGLTSQFRRAAISIPANIAEGFKKKGLADKAKFMNIAQGSLEECRYYLILSSDLKYGDMSELMLLLEEVSKLLTSYSNSILTPGS; this is encoded by the coding sequence ATGAGACAACCAGCAAGAACATTTCAAGATTTGATAGTTTGGCAAAAAGCGCATCGGTTTGTTTTATCAGTGTATCGAATAACTAATGAGTTTCCTAAATCAGAAATATATGGGCTTACATCACAGTTTAGAAGAGCAGCAATTTCTATTCCAGCAAATATTGCGGAAGGCTTTAAGAAAAAAGGATTAGCAGATAAAGCGAAATTTATGAATATTGCTCAAGGCTCTTTAGAAGAGTGTCGCTATTATTTAATTCTGTCAAGTGATCTGAAATATGGTGATATGTCAGAATTAATGCTGCTACTTGAAGAAGTTAGTAAACTGCTTACAAGTTATTCTAATTCCATTCTGACTCCTGGCTCCTGA